The window GACCGCCCGGCCGTCCGAGGCGATCAGCGCGAAACCGCGGACGATCTGCATGGTGGCAAGCGTGGTGATCAGCGCATTGATGCGGAAGCGAGCGATGACGACGCCGTTGATTGTGCCGACAACGGCACCGCAAAGGACGGCGGCCAGCAGCCCGACCGGGATCGAGCCCGAGGCATTCGAGGCCATGACCGCCACCATGCCGGAAAACGCCACCGTCGACCCGACGGAAAGGTCGAAATCGCGCGAGGCGAGGCAGAACATCATGGTGCAGGCGATGATGCCGATCGTCACGACCGACTGCAGCAGGCCGAGCATGTTGCGTTCGCTGAGGAAATTCGGAACCGTCAACGACACAATGACGAAGGCGACAGCGAAGATGACGACGAGGCCCTGTTCGCCGAGAAGGATTTTTTTCAAATGGGTCATCGTCACCGTACCTGTGTGAGGGAAATGTCTCTGCTGTTCTTGATGTCGGGAAGGGCTGCCGCGAGGATCCGCCGCTCGTCGAATGCTGAGCGCGGCAAGTCCGCCGACAGCCGCCCCTCGCACATCACCATGATGCGATCCGTGATACCCATCACCTCCGGCAACTCGCTGGAGATTACGACGATCGCCATGCCCTGCTCGGCAAGCCCGTAGAGGATCTCGTAGATCTCGGATTTCGCGCCGACATCGATGCCGCGCGTCGGCTCGTCGACGATGAGAACCTTGATACCTTCCTCGGACAGCCAGCGACCGAGAATGACCTTCTGCTGGTTGCCGCCCGAAAGGTTGACGATGTCCTGACGGCGGGACGGCGTCCGCACGCGAAGCTTGGCGATGAACCTGTCGGCGAGCTCGCTTTCTTTCTGCGGGTTGATGATGCCGAAGGGAGAAAAGTGGCGGCGCGCGGAGATCGTCATATTTTCCTCGATCGACCGTCCCTGGACGATGCCGTCGAACTTGCGATCCTCCGGGCAGAGAACGATGCCGGCCCGGATCGACTTCGGCGGGCTGTCTGCCGGCACAGCCGTGCCATCGACCGACACGCTGCCCTGGCTGCGCGTATCGGCTCCATAGACGAGCCGCGCCATCTCGCTGCGGCCGGCGCCGATCAGGCCGAAGAAGCCGACGATTTCGCCACGTCTGACGGAGAAGCTCAACGGAGCCTTCAGTTTCGGTCCGGCGATATTTTCGACCCGCAGCCGTTCGGCGCCGAAGCTGCGTCCCCGCCAGCCCCAGATGTTCGCGATTTCACGCCCGACCATTTCGGAAATGATCTGGTCGCGCGTCACTTTGGAAATCTCCGGATGATGTGCGGCGAGCTTGCCGTCGCGCAGCACCGTGAGGCTGTCGCAAAGCCGGAAGATCTCGTCGAGGCGATGCGAGACGTAGAGAATGACGGTGCCGTTCGCGCGCAGGCGATCGATGAGGGCAAAGAGGATTTCGCTCTCGCGGGAGGACAGCGAAGAGGTTGGCTCGTCGAGAGCGATGACGCGCGCGTCGAGCATCACTGCCTTGGCGATTTCGACCATCTGCCGCTCGCCGATCGAAAGCGACGCGACCTTGGCGGCCGGGTCGACGTCGATGCCGATTTCGGCCAGCTTTTGGGAGACGACGCCGATGAGTTTCCGCCGGTCGATCACGCCGCCCTTGCCGGGGAAATGGCCGAGCCAAAGGTTCTCGGCGACCGTCAGCTCCGGCACGAGCTGCAGTTCCTGGTGAATGACGATGACGCCCGCATGGAAGGCGTCGCGAACGGAGCGGTAGCGCTGTACCTCGCCGTCGATGCGGATCTCGCCCTGGTCGGCGGACTGGTCTCCGGACAGAACGCGGATCAGTGTCGACTTGCCGGCGCCGTTTTCGCCCATCAGCCCGTGGACGGCGCCCTTGTGCACGGCGAAGGAGACATCCGAGAGCGCCTGGACGCCGGGGTAACCCTTGGAAATGGAACGGAATTCGAGGAAGTCTTGCATGCACTGCTCCGAAGCGGGATGCCCGGCAGTCCGAGGACCGCCGGGGCTCGAGGACGTCATCAGAGACGGTTACTCGATGCCGAGTTCCTTGCGGACGGCTTCGTAGTTGTCGCGGAGCGCCAGCTGGCCGGCGGTCAGGATCAGCTTTTCCGGCTCCTTGTCGTTGGCAATCCAGTCGTACATGTTGAGCGCGGTTTCGTAGCCGTGACGCTTCGGCGAGATGATGACGGTACCGAAGAAGCCGGTGGCAGCAGGCTTCTTGAACTCGTTGATCGCCGACTCCGCGCCGCCGATGCCGACGCCGATCATGCTGTCGGGGGCAATGCTGACGGATTCGGTCGCGCGGACGGCGCCAAGCACCGCTTCGTCATTGAGGCCGACGGCGACCCACTTCTTGATGCCGGCGTTCTTGTTGAGCACGATCGTCGAGGCGTTGAGCGCGGCCTCCGTGTCGGTCTTGGCCTGCGGCGCGTCGAAGATGTTAGCTTCCGGGAAACCATTGGCCTTGAGAACCGAAAGCGCGCCTTCGACGCGGTCGACCGCGGTCGGCAGCTGGTCGTAGGAGACACGGACCGCGCCAACCTCCTTCATGTCCCAGCCGCGCTTCTTGATCTCGTCGACGATCGCCTGGCCGACGGCCTCGCCGATCTTGGTGGCCGAGATCCCCATGTGCGGAACGTCTTCGATCGGGCTGCCGTCGGCGTTGACCAGGCGATCGTCGACGGTCATCAGCTTGAGATCGTTGGCGGCAGCCTTTGCGACGATGCCCGGGCCGAGCTTGACGTCAGGCGTGCAGACGATGAAACCCTGCGCGCCCTGGGCCCCGAGATTGTCGATGGCCGACTGGACCTTCTCGCCGTCTTCGGCGCCGATCTTGACCAGCGTGAAGCCTTTTTCCTTGGCGGCGGCGTCCGCGAATTTCCATTCGTCCTGGAACCATGGCTCCTCGGGCTGCTTGACGATGAAGCCGATCTTGACGTCGGCGGCGAATGCCGAAGTGGCGGTGAGTACGGCGACGGTACCGGCCAGAATGGCTGCCTTGATGAAGCGCATGATGTCTCTCCCTGGTGAACTGCCTCCTGCAGTTGGCATTTGTGTATGATGAATCATCATATTCGTCAATTGCCATTGTATGATGAATGCGATAGTGATGTATGACAATGAAGGCGTGCGCTTCGGCGCGCTGTCGCCAGCCTCGGCGATCTGCGCTATGGAGCATCGACTTGATCAGCGTGGGGAAGCCGATGGCAGCGGAAGGGCAGGAGCACCAGGGGATTGTGGCGGAACGGCCGCAGCGCCGGCCGCGCGTCCAGAAGAACATTACGCGCGCCATTGCCTCCGACATCTGCGCCGAGATCTTTCCGGTCGGCACGCTCCTGCCTCGCGAAAACGATCTCTGCGAGCGCTATGGCGTCAGCCGGACCGTGATCCGGGAATCGCTGAAGATCCTCGAATCGAAGGGCATGGTGCGCGGCCGCTCCCGCGTCGGCACGGTCGTCTGCAACAAGGAAGAGTGGAACATTCTCGATTCGCAGGTTCTCGAATGGATCGGCGAGCGCATCTTCGAATTCGATCTGCTGAACTGCATACTGGAAGCGCGCCGGGCGATCGAGCCGGCGGCGGCAGAATTTGCGGCCGAGCGCGCGACAGTACAGGAAATCGCCGACCTCGAACGCGCCTGGCGCGATATGCGTGACGGCGAGCGCGATGTCGCGGGCTTCACCGAAGCCGACGTCGCCTTTCACACATGCCTTCTGAAGGCGAGCCACAACCAGGTCTTCCTGCAGCTCGTCGGCATCATTCAGGCGGCGCTCAAATTCTCGCTGCACGCTTCGAACGAAGCCGCCGAACGCCGGGACGAGGCCATCGACATCCATGGCGAACTGGTGGAGGCGTTGCGCATGCGCGACAAGGCGGCCGCGCGCGACTGTTCGATGCGCATGCTGAACCTTGCGGCTCGCGATCTCGCTGCGGCCGTCAAACGGCACCGGCCCACAGGGCCGGTCTCCTGAACAACTCGTGAAGCGGGCAGCCCGCCCGTTTGCTCTTCCCCCAATGGACATCACGTCATGAAAATTACCAAGCTCACCACCTATATCGTTCCGCCGCGCTGGCTGTTTCTCAAGATCGAAACCGACGAGGGCATTGTCGGCTGGGGCGAGCCGGTGGTTGAAGGCCGTGCGCTGACCGTCGAGGCGGCCGTGCACGAGCTCGCCGACTACCTTGTCGGCAAGGATCCGTTCCTGATCGAGGATCACTGGAACGTAATGTATCGCGGCGGCTTCTATCGCGGCGGTGCCTTGCACATGAGCGCTCTCGCCGGCATCGACCAGGCGCTCTGGGACATCAAGGGCAAGGCCCTCGGCCAGCCGATCCACCAGCTGCTCGGCGGCCAATGCCGCGACAGGATCAAGGTCTACTCCTGGATCGGCGGTGACCGGCCGAGCGACGTCGCGCGCAATGCCAAGGACGTCGTCGCCCGCGGCTTCAAGGCGATCAAGCTCAACGGCTGCGAAGAACTGCAGATCGTCGACAGCAACGAGAAGATCGACAAGGCCGTCTCGACTATCGGCACCATCCGCGACGCGATCGGCCCGCATGTCGGCATCGGCGTCGACTTCCATGGCCGCGTGCATCGGCCGATGGCCAAGGTGCTCGCCAAGGAACTGGAGCAGTTCAAGCTGATGTTCATCGAGGAACCGGTGCTGTCGGAAAACCGGGAGGCGCTGAAGGAGATCGCCAATCATTCGTCGACGCCGATCGCGCTCGGCGAGCGCCTATATTCCCGCTGGGATTTCAAGTCGGTTCTTGCCGATGGCTATGTCGACATCATCCAGCCCGACCTTTCGCATGCTGGCGGCATCACCGAGTGCCGCAAGATCGCGGCGATGGCGGAAGCCTATGACGTGGCGCTCGCGCCGCATTGCCCGCTCGGTCCGATCGCGCTCGCGGCCTGCCTTCAGGTCGATGCCGTCAGCTACAACGCCTTCATCCAGGAGCAGAGCCTCGGCATCCATTACAACGCCGCCAACGACATCCTCGATTACATCTCCAACAAGGAGGTGTTCCGCTACGAGGATGGTTTCGTGTCGATCCCGCAAGGGCCTGGCCTCGGCATCGATGTCGACGAGGCCTATGTCATCGAGCGTGCCCGGGAAGGCCATCGCTGGCGCAACCCGATCTGGCGCCACGAGGATGGCAGCGTCGCCGAATGGTGACGCGACAACGGGCGGACCGAGAACGAGGAGGACAGTATGGGCAACCGGCTCGATGGCAAGCGCATCGTCATAACGGGCGCAGCCCAGGGCATTGGCCTTGCCATGGCCGAGGTCTTCCACGGTGAGGGCGCCAGCCTCTTTTTGATCGATCGCGATCGGCCGCTCTTGGATAAGGAAGCAGCAAGACTCCGGGCCGAGGGCGGCACGGTTTCCTCGGCGGTCGCCGACATTGCCGATGCCGACGCAATCGCTGCGGCCTTTGCTCTGGCGGAGAAAACCATCGGGCGCCCCAACGCGCTGGTCAACAATGCCGGCATCAACGTCTTCGCGGAGCCGCTGGCGACGAGCGAGGAGGACTGGCAGCGCTGCTTCGATGTGAACCTAAAGGGCGCCTGGAATTGCTGCAAGGCCGCACTCCCGGGCATGATCGAGGCGGGCGGCGGGGTTATCCTCAACATCGCCTCGACGCATGCCTTCACCATCATTCCGCACACCTTCCCCTATCCCCTTGCCAAGCACGCACTGATCGGCATGACGAAGTCGCTCGGGATCGAATATGCATCGAAGGGAATCCGGGTGAACGCTTTGGCTCCGGGCTACGTGCGGACCCAGAAGGCGGTCGACTACTGGAACAGCTTCCCCGATCCGGCGGCGGCCGAAGCGGAAACGATGAAGCTGCACCCAGGCGGGCGTATCGCGACCCCTGACGAAATCGCCCGTGCCGCCCTGTTCATGATTTCCGATGAGTGCACCTTCATGAATGCCACCTGCGTGACGGTGGATGGCGGCCTCAGCGTGCTGCATCACCCAGCCTGATTGGCGGTTCCCTGCGTCGCGGCGCCTACAGCGCCGCGCGTCTTATCGGGTGCGCAAAGGATCGCGATCCCGCGGACGACGCAGGGCGGCCAATCGCGTTCGAGCGCTGCGATGCTGATGCCAAAGGAACGCGTTCATTCCACGGGCCGGTATCCATTGTTCCCTTCCTCGGGCGCTTGACCTCCAAGGATCGTCAGAAAGGCCTCCCGCGACGCGCAAATGAAGGCCGCACGTGCTTCACTCGGGCTTTTCTGGCGCTTTAGCGCCGCCTCGCAGGCGCGCATAGCATAGCTGTAATAAGCGCCACCTCGAACGGGCCATTCGCGCTGCAGACATTTCATCGCGTCGAGCGGACCGACGACCGTGCGACATTTCCCGTCCAGCATGCTGATACTGACCGGCGCTGCCCATGGAATTTCGTACATCGCTTTCCTTTCCTGTCCCCGAGCGGGGGCATTGGCGCGGGGTGAGGAACGAGCGAAGTGGGATTCCGCTGACCCGCGTACTGGATAGGTTCGGGACGAACGCCTTCGGACCGGCTGGGTCCGAATCACTCCGAACGACTTTCGACTTGTGGCATCATGTTTCCCGAAAGATTGAATCCGACTTTCGGGCTGATGCTCTTGTGGGCGGAGCCACAGGCTTCCGGGTTGCGAATGCCTATTGACTCCGTATGGAGAGGTGCGCCTCTTCGGCAGCCTTGATAAATGCCCTGCGAGCCTTCTCGGTCTTGACCTTGCCCTCGAGGGCCTGCAGGCAGACGCGTTTTGCGGCGGCAAGGGCACGCCCGTTCTGATGGGGCCAGCGCAGCATCAGGCACTCGACGGCCTCGCGCGTGCTCTTTACGTCGCGGTATTTGCCTGCGTTATCGAGTTCCAACTGGACACTCCTGTCCCACCAGAAACTGTGCATGGCGCGTTGCCTCACAGGGTCGTTATCGCTGGAATTCAAACCCGTTGGAGCCGGCTTTGGTTCCATCCGTAACGCCAGAACGGTGTGATATTATCGCGCAATTGCCGCTTCTGTGCACGCCCTTTGAGAAGGCGAAGTGGCGTGCCGGTCGCGCGCCCACCTCTTGACGAGACGCTTGGCGCTGCTAAGTAAGATGCGGTCCCGCCTTTTAGACATCGAACCGCGGGACGAACATTGGTGCCGGGCCCCTCTGGCGAGAGTTTTACGGCGCTCTCGTGATGTCGGTACCGCCAGCAAATGAGCCGGCGGGTTAGCTACCATGAAAACTCAACTCATGCCCAACGCATGCGCCTATTCGGCTGTGCGCTTTTTTCCTGCACGAAATCTTCCGTTTGTAATCGCCGAGGCACATCGTGCCGCGGAGGGTCGTCCATGACCCAGCCCCGTTCGCACACGACCGGCCTCGGCTATTTCAAGTGGGCCTTCATCGTTACTGGCCTCGGTTTACTGCTTGGCGTCTGGCTCGGCTGGCAGTCGACCGGTACTCTCAGCGGCACCATGACCGTCTTCTTCATCTGTGCGGTGCTCGCTGTCCTTGAAATTTCGCTCTCCTTCGACAACGCCATCGTCAACGCCAACAAGCTCAAGGACATGACGCCGGCCTGGCAGCATCGGTTTCTGACCTGGGGCATCATCATTGCCGTCTTCGGCATGCGTATCGTCTTTCCGCTGCTGATCGTCGTCATCGCCACCAATATCGGACCGATTGACGCGGTAATCCTTGCGGCGGTTCGCCCCGAAGAATACGCCCGCATCATGAGCGACGCCCATCTGCCGATCGCCGCCTTCGGCGGAACGTTCCTGATGATGGTCGGTCTCAGCTACTTCTTCGATCAGGAGAAGGATGTGCACTGGATCGCCTGGCTCGAGCGCAAGATGGCGCGCTTCGCAACGATCAAGGGCATCGAGATCGCCTTTGTCCTGAGCGTCATCCTGGCGTTCTCGACCTTGCTCGAAGCCCAGCACGTGCACACCTTCGTCTATGCCAGCATCTATGGTCTGCTCACCTTCCTCATCGTCGAGGTCGTCGGCGGTCTGCTCGATGCTTCGCAACAGACGATGAGCGCGGCGGCGAAGGGCGGTTTCGGTGCGTTCCTCTACCTGGAAGTGCTCGATGCCAGCTTTTCGTTCGACGGCGTCATCGGTGCCTTCGCCTTGACGCAGAACCTGTTCATCATCGCGATCGGCCTCGGCATCGGCGCCATGTATGTCCGCTCGATGACGGTCATGCTGGTCGAGAAGGGCACGCTCAACGAATATCGCTACCTGGAGCATGGCGCCTTCTACGCGATTCTGATCCTTTCGGTGGTGATGTATTTCCAGACGCTGATCCACATTCCCGAGGTCATTACCGGCCTCGGTGGCGCCGGCCTCATCGGCCTCTCGCTGTGGTCGTCGATTCGTCACAATCGGCGGGAGGCGGAGGCCTGTGAGGATGAGCCCAACGCCCGGTTTCGCGTCGAGGCCTGAGAACGAGGCGAAGCGTTAGAATCGTGGTGGAGAGACGGCCCGGCGGGTGACCCGCCGGGCCGTTTTTGCTTGTCTTGATACCGTATAATTAAGCGATATCTAATACATTGATCTGGGTCAATGTGACTGGCGGCGA of the Sinorhizobium chiapasense genome contains:
- the araG gene encoding L-arabinose ABC transporter ATP-binding protein AraG, whose protein sequence is MQDFLEFRSISKGYPGVQALSDVSFAVHKGAVHGLMGENGAGKSTLIRVLSGDQSADQGEIRIDGEVQRYRSVRDAFHAGVIVIHQELQLVPELTVAENLWLGHFPGKGGVIDRRKLIGVVSQKLAEIGIDVDPAAKVASLSIGERQMVEIAKAVMLDARVIALDEPTSSLSSRESEILFALIDRLRANGTVILYVSHRLDEIFRLCDSLTVLRDGKLAAHHPEISKVTRDQIISEMVGREIANIWGWRGRSFGAERLRVENIAGPKLKAPLSFSVRRGEIVGFFGLIGAGRSEMARLVYGADTRSQGSVSVDGTAVPADSPPKSIRAGIVLCPEDRKFDGIVQGRSIEENMTISARRHFSPFGIINPQKESELADRFIAKLRVRTPSRRQDIVNLSGGNQQKVILGRWLSEEGIKVLIVDEPTRGIDVGAKSEIYEILYGLAEQGMAIVVISSELPEVMGITDRIMVMCEGRLSADLPRSAFDERRILAAALPDIKNSRDISLTQVR
- a CDS encoding arabinose ABC transporter substrate-binding protein; translation: MRFIKAAILAGTVAVLTATSAFAADVKIGFIVKQPEEPWFQDEWKFADAAAKEKGFTLVKIGAEDGEKVQSAIDNLGAQGAQGFIVCTPDVKLGPGIVAKAAANDLKLMTVDDRLVNADGSPIEDVPHMGISATKIGEAVGQAIVDEIKKRGWDMKEVGAVRVSYDQLPTAVDRVEGALSVLKANGFPEANIFDAPQAKTDTEAALNASTIVLNKNAGIKKWVAVGLNDEAVLGAVRATESVSIAPDSMIGVGIGGAESAINEFKKPAATGFFGTVIISPKRHGYETALNMYDWIANDKEPEKLILTAGQLALRDNYEAVRKELGIE
- a CDS encoding FadR/GntR family transcriptional regulator; translation: MAAEGQEHQGIVAERPQRRPRVQKNITRAIASDICAEIFPVGTLLPRENDLCERYGVSRTVIRESLKILESKGMVRGRSRVGTVVCNKEEWNILDSQVLEWIGERIFEFDLLNCILEARRAIEPAAAEFAAERATVQEIADLERAWRDMRDGERDVAGFTEADVAFHTCLLKASHNQVFLQLVGIIQAALKFSLHASNEAAERRDEAIDIHGELVEALRMRDKAAARDCSMRMLNLAARDLAAAVKRHRPTGPVS
- the dgoD gene encoding galactonate dehydratase, which encodes MKITKLTTYIVPPRWLFLKIETDEGIVGWGEPVVEGRALTVEAAVHELADYLVGKDPFLIEDHWNVMYRGGFYRGGALHMSALAGIDQALWDIKGKALGQPIHQLLGGQCRDRIKVYSWIGGDRPSDVARNAKDVVARGFKAIKLNGCEELQIVDSNEKIDKAVSTIGTIRDAIGPHVGIGVDFHGRVHRPMAKVLAKELEQFKLMFIEEPVLSENREALKEIANHSSTPIALGERLYSRWDFKSVLADGYVDIIQPDLSHAGGITECRKIAAMAEAYDVALAPHCPLGPIALAACLQVDAVSYNAFIQEQSLGIHYNAANDILDYISNKEVFRYEDGFVSIPQGPGLGIDVDEAYVIERAREGHRWRNPIWRHEDGSVAEW
- a CDS encoding SDR family oxidoreductase, which translates into the protein MGNRLDGKRIVITGAAQGIGLAMAEVFHGEGASLFLIDRDRPLLDKEAARLRAEGGTVSSAVADIADADAIAAAFALAEKTIGRPNALVNNAGINVFAEPLATSEEDWQRCFDVNLKGAWNCCKAALPGMIEAGGGVILNIASTHAFTIIPHTFPYPLAKHALIGMTKSLGIEYASKGIRVNALAPGYVRTQKAVDYWNSFPDPAAAEAETMKLHPGGRIATPDEIARAALFMISDECTFMNATCVTVDGGLSVLHHPA
- a CDS encoding DUF982 domain-containing protein, coding for MYEIPWAAPVSISMLDGKCRTVVGPLDAMKCLQREWPVRGGAYYSYAMRACEAALKRQKSPSEARAAFICASREAFLTILGGQAPEEGNNGYRPVE
- a CDS encoding DUF982 domain-containing protein — its product is MHSFWWDRSVQLELDNAGKYRDVKSTREAVECLMLRWPHQNGRALAAAKRVCLQALEGKVKTEKARRAFIKAAEEAHLSIRSQ
- a CDS encoding DUF475 domain-containing protein — its product is MTQPRSHTTGLGYFKWAFIVTGLGLLLGVWLGWQSTGTLSGTMTVFFICAVLAVLEISLSFDNAIVNANKLKDMTPAWQHRFLTWGIIIAVFGMRIVFPLLIVVIATNIGPIDAVILAAVRPEEYARIMSDAHLPIAAFGGTFLMMVGLSYFFDQEKDVHWIAWLERKMARFATIKGIEIAFVLSVILAFSTLLEAQHVHTFVYASIYGLLTFLIVEVVGGLLDASQQTMSAAAKGGFGAFLYLEVLDASFSFDGVIGAFALTQNLFIIAIGLGIGAMYVRSMTVMLVEKGTLNEYRYLEHGAFYAILILSVVMYFQTLIHIPEVITGLGGAGLIGLSLWSSIRHNRREAEACEDEPNARFRVEA